The Zhihengliuella sp. ISTPL4 genomic interval TCATGACGGTGTCGAAGACGGCGGTGAGGATGAACAGCGCGGAAGCCGTGAGAGCCAGCGCACCGAGGTGCGGGGCGCGCCGCGTGCCGACGCAGAGGGCGACCGCGGCCAGGGCGGCGACGGCGAGGAAGACGGCGGACAGCTGCAGGTAGGTCATCGTCTCGCTCCTTCGGCGATCCGGACCCGGCGGCGCTCGAGGAACCGCACGGCACCGCCGTACAGCACCATCGTGCAGACGACGAGGAAGACCAGGAAGACCGGCTCCTCCAGCGGGAGTTCGGGAGCCAGGACGATGCCCGTGGCGATCGCCGCTTCACCGCGGAAGAAGATCCCGGCCGCGATGCCGGCGACGTCCCAGGCGAGGAAGAACGCGAGCCCGACGACGGTGACGATCGACGCCGCGACGGCGTCCCGCCAGAAGAAGAGCCGGAAACGCCAGTCGAGTAGCAGCATGCAGCCGAGGGAGACCAGCAGGGCGGTGAGGTAGATCGCGCCGATCATGCGCGCTCCGGTGCCGCGGGACGGACGGCCGGCTCCGGCAGCGGGCCGGGGGAGTGGTCCCCACGGATGCGCTTGAGCACGATCTCGGCGCTGATGAGGCACATCGGCACGCCGACGCCCGGTGCCGTCGTCGCGCCCGCGTAGTAGAGCCCCTGCACGCGGCGGGAGGCGTTCTGGGCGCGGAACATCGCGCTCTGCGACAGGATGTGCGCGGGACCCAGCATTCCGCCGCGCCAGGAGTGGTAGTCGTCGTGGAAGTCGGCCGGGCCCACCGTCTCCCGGACGATGATGCGTTCCCGCAGGTCGGGGATTCCGGCCCAGACCGAGATCATGTCGATCGCGGCGTCCGCCGCCTTCTCGATCTGCGGAGAGCCGGCACTGTCGCTGCCGCCGTGGCCCAGTTCGACGTCGGCCGGAACCGGGACCAGGACGAAGAGGTTCTCGTGTCCTTCCGGGGCGACATCCGTGTCCGTTGCGCTAGGCCGGCAGACGTACGTGGATGCCGGCGTCGGGATGGCGGGATCACGGCCGAAGATCGCGTCGAAGTTCGAATCCCAGTCGTCCGTGAAGAAGAGCGAGTGGTGCGGGAGCTCGGGCAGGGCGCCGCGGACGCCCAGCATCACGAGCACACCGCCAGGGCCACTCGTCCGACGAGCCCACCAGGACTCGGGATAGGACTGCAGCGTGGGGGGCAGCAGCGCGGTCTCGGTGTGATGGAGATCGGCGCCCGAGACGACGACGTCCGCATCGGCCACGTGCTGGTGGCCCTCGCAGTCCGTCCAGCCGACGCCGGTCACGTGCGTCGCGCCCTCGGCGTCCTGGGTGCGGATCCCGGTCACCTCCGCGCCGGTGACGATCCGCGCACCGGCGTCCGTCGCCAGCGCCTCCAGGCGCTCGACGACGCGCCAGAAACCGCCCTGGGGGTACAGCACGCCCTGGTCGAGATCGAGCGCGCTCATGAGGTGGTACATGGCAGGGGCGGTGCGGGGATCGGTG includes:
- a CDS encoding lycopene cyclase domain-containing protein, whose protein sequence is MGAIYLTALLVSLGCMLLLDWRFRLFFWRDAVAASIVTVVGLAFFLAWDVAGIAAGIFFRGEAAIATGIVLAPELPLEEPVFLVFLVVCTMVLYGGAVRFLERRRVRIAEGARR
- the crtI gene encoding phytoene desaturase family protein, which gives rise to MSRVVVIGAGVAGLATAGLLARDGHDVVVLEKNDRVGGRAGTVEREGFRFDSGPSWYLMPEVFDHYFRMMGTSTEEQLDLTLLDPGYRVFRSPESGDAPVTVPAGRGAVARLFESMEPGSAAALDTYLASAHDAGAMARRYFLYNPFTRTRTLAAPEVVRALPRLFSLLGTRLQAFAARRFRHPVLRQILGYPAVFLGTDPRTAPAMYHLMSALDLDQGVLYPQGGFWRVVERLEALATDAGARIVTGAEVTGIRTQDAEGATHVTGVGWTDCEGHQHVADADVVVSGADLHHTETALLPPTLQSYPESWWARRTSGPGGVLVMLGVRGALPELPHHSLFFTDDWDSNFDAIFGRDPAIPTPASTYVCRPSATDTDVAPEGHENLFVLVPVPADVELGHGGSDSAGSPQIEKAADAAIDMISVWAGIPDLRERIIVRETVGPADFHDDYHSWRGGMLGPAHILSQSAMFRAQNASRRVQGLYYAGATTAPGVGVPMCLISAEIVLKRIRGDHSPGPLPEPAVRPAAPERA